One window of the Klebsiella sp. WP3-W18-ESBL-02 genome contains the following:
- the zwf gene encoding glucose-6-phosphate dehydrogenase, with protein sequence MAVTQTAQACDLVIFGAKGDLARRKLLPSLYQLEKAGQINPQTRIIGVGRADWDKAAYTKVVREALETFMKEKIDEGLWDTLSARLDFCNLDVNDAPAFARLGEMLDQKNRTTINYFAMPPSTFGAICRGLGEAKLNAKPARVVMEKPLGTSLETSREINDQVGEYFEECQVYRIDHYLGKETVLNLLALRFANSLFVNNWDNRTIDHVEITVAEEVGIEGRWGYFDQAGQMRDMIQNHLLQILCMIAMAPPSDLTADSIRDEKVKVLKSLRRIDRSNVRDKTVRGQYTAGFAQGQKVPGYLEEEGANKSSSTETFVSIRVDIDNWRWAGVPFYLRTGKRLPTKCSEVVVYFKNPELNLFKETWPELPQNKLTIRLQPDEGVDIQILNKVPGLEHKHNLQVTKLDLSYSETFNQTHLADAYERLLLETMRGIQALFVRRDEVEEAWKWVDSITEAWASDNDAPKPYQAGTWGPVASVAMITRDGRSWNEFE encoded by the coding sequence ATGGCGGTAACGCAAACGGCCCAGGCATGCGATCTGGTCATTTTCGGCGCGAAGGGCGATCTTGCCCGCCGGAAACTGCTGCCTTCCCTGTACCAGCTTGAAAAAGCCGGCCAGATTAATCCGCAGACGCGGATTATCGGCGTAGGCCGCGCCGACTGGGATAAAGCGGCATACACCAAAGTTGTCCGTGAAGCGCTCGAAACCTTTATGAAAGAAAAAATCGATGAAGGTTTGTGGGACACCCTCAGCGCACGTCTTGATTTCTGCAACCTCGATGTCAATGATGCCCCGGCATTTGCGCGTCTTGGCGAGATGCTCGATCAAAAAAATCGCACCACCATCAACTATTTCGCGATGCCGCCAAGCACGTTTGGCGCCATCTGCCGCGGCCTGGGCGAAGCGAAGCTGAACGCCAAACCGGCGCGCGTGGTCATGGAAAAACCGCTGGGTACTTCACTGGAAACTTCACGTGAGATCAACGACCAGGTCGGTGAATACTTTGAAGAGTGCCAGGTTTACCGTATTGACCACTATCTGGGTAAAGAAACGGTACTGAACCTGCTGGCGCTGCGCTTTGCTAACTCCCTGTTTGTGAATAACTGGGATAACCGCACCATCGATCACGTGGAAATCACCGTCGCCGAGGAAGTTGGCATTGAAGGCCGCTGGGGTTACTTCGACCAGGCCGGTCAAATGCGCGACATGATCCAGAACCACCTGCTGCAAATTCTGTGCATGATTGCGATGGCGCCGCCGTCCGATCTGACCGCCGACAGCATTCGTGATGAGAAGGTGAAAGTCCTGAAGTCGCTCCGCCGTATCGACCGCAGCAACGTGCGTGATAAAACCGTTCGCGGTCAGTACACCGCCGGATTTGCCCAGGGCCAGAAAGTGCCGGGCTACCTCGAGGAAGAGGGCGCGAACAAGTCCAGCAGCACGGAAACCTTCGTCTCTATCCGCGTAGATATCGACAACTGGCGCTGGGCGGGCGTGCCGTTCTACCTGCGTACCGGTAAACGTCTGCCGACCAAATGCTCTGAAGTCGTCGTTTACTTCAAAAACCCTGAACTGAATCTGTTCAAAGAGACCTGGCCTGAACTGCCGCAGAACAAGCTGACCATTCGTCTGCAGCCGGACGAAGGCGTGGATATTCAGATCCTTAACAAGGTGCCGGGGCTTGAGCACAAGCATAACCTGCAGGTGACTAAGCTGGATCTGAGCTACTCGGAAACCTTTAACCAAACGCACCTTGCCGATGCTTACGAACGCCTGCTGCTGGAGACGATGCGCGGTATCCAGGCGCTGTTCGTACGCCGCGACGAAGTGGAAGAAGCCTGGAAGTGGGTTGACTCCATTACTGAAGCGTGGGCAAGCGACAACGACGCGCCGAAACCTTACCAGGCAGGGACCTGGGGGCCGGTTGCCTCTGTGGCGATGATCACCCGCGACGGCCGTTCCTGGAACGAGTTTGAGTAA